The Triticum aestivum cultivar Chinese Spring chromosome 7B, IWGSC CS RefSeq v2.1, whole genome shotgun sequence genome window below encodes:
- the LOC123159976 gene encoding transcription factor MYB44 — MEGCDRIRGPWSPEEDAALRRLVECHGARNWTAIGRGVPGRSGKSCRLRWCNQLSPGVERRPFTAEEDAAIARAHARLGNRWAVIARLLHGRTDNAVKNHWNCSLKRRLADVGVAEEEERPCKRASVTPESTSGSGSGCGSGSDRSDLSHGGVFGGQVYRPVARAGGFEPADCAMSRRHEEEREEQEDPLTSLSLSLPGTDVQGFHHDSSHSHFHQPSPSPSPPPTPAPTSYPFSPEFAALMQEMIRDEVRRYISGVGCGANLPSMPQVVDGVMRAAAERAGAVVRMQ, encoded by the coding sequence ATGGAGGGCTGCGACCGGATCAGGGGTCCATGGAGCCCGGAGGAGGACGCCGcgctgcggcggctggtggagtGCCACGGCGCGCGCAACTGGACGGCCATCGGCCGCGGGGTGCCCGGCAGGTCCGGCAAGTCCTGCCGCCTGCGTTGGTGCAACCAGCTGTCGCCCGGGGTGGAGCGCAGGCCGTTcacggccgaggaggacgccgccatcgcccgcgccCATGCGAGACTCGGCAACCGCTGGGCCGTCATCGCGCGCCTGCTGCACGGCCGCACCGACAACGCCGTCAAGAACCATTGGAACTGCTCCCTCAAGCGCAGGCTCGCCGATGTTGGcgttgcagaggaggaggagcggccGTGCAAGCGCGCCAGCGTCACGCCGGAGAGCACCTCCggatcggggtcggggtgtggctCCGGATCGGACCGCAGCGACCTCAGCCATGGCGGTGTCTTCGGGGGCCAGGTTTACCGCCCGGTGGCGCGGGCCGGCGGGTTCGAGCCAGCGGACTGCGCCATGAGCCGGCGGCacgaggaggagcgggaggagcaggaggaccCGCTCACctcgctctccctctcccttcccggCACCGACGTCCAGGGGTTCCACCACGACAGCTCCCACAGTCATTTCCACCAGCCGTCGccctccccgtcgccgccgcccactCCGGCGCCGACGTCCTACCCATTCAGCCCTGAGTTTGCGGCGCTGATGCAGGAGATGATCCGGGACGAGGTGCGAAGGTACATCTCCGGCGTCGGCTGCGGCGCCAACCTGCCGTCCATGCCTCAGGTTGTGGACGGCGTGATGCGGGCCGCGGCGGAGCGCGCTGGCGCGGTTGTGAGGATGCAGTGA